A genomic window from Ruminiclostridium cellulolyticum H10 includes:
- the rpsF gene encoding 30S ribosomal protein S6 — MLKNYETIFIINSEVGEENTKALVEKFKTMLETSAQLESMDEWGKRKLAYEIDDKTEGYYVLANFSSSPDFPAELERMYKITEGILKYIIIKKD, encoded by the coding sequence ATGTTAAAGAATTATGAAACTATCTTTATTATCAATTCAGAAGTTGGCGAGGAAAACACAAAAGCTCTCGTAGAAAAGTTCAAGACTATGCTTGAAACTTCAGCTCAGCTGGAAAGCATGGATGAATGGGGAAAGAGAAAGTTAGCTTACGAGATCGATGATAAAACCGAGGGTTATTATGTACTTGCGAACTTTTCATCAAGTCCTGATTTTCCTGCTGAATTAGAAAGAATGTACAAAATCACTGAAGGAATTCTCAAGTATATCATAATAAAGAAGGATTAG
- a CDS encoding single-stranded DNA-binding protein: protein MNKVLLMGRLTKDPDLRYTSGNNTAVASFTLAVNRRFAREGQPQADFINIVAWDRSAEFCGKYFTKGMQVAVVGRIQTRTWDDNEGKRHYVTEVVAEETYFADSKRNSEAGNSGSTQKTYSETPAASGDGFYPMDEDDELPF, encoded by the coding sequence ATGAACAAAGTTTTATTGATGGGTAGACTTACGAAAGATCCAGACCTAAGATACACCAGTGGAAACAATACGGCAGTCGCGAGTTTTACACTTGCTGTTAACAGACGTTTTGCCAGAGAAGGACAGCCACAGGCTGATTTCATCAATATTGTTGCATGGGACAGGAGTGCTGAATTTTGTGGAAAGTATTTCACAAAAGGAATGCAGGTTGCTGTTGTTGGTAGGATTCAGACCAGAACGTGGGATGATAATGAGGGGAAGCGTCATTATGTTACGGAAGTTGTTGCAGAGGAGACTTACTTTGCAGACAGCAAACGTAATAGCGAAGCTGGTAACAGTGGTTCTACACAGAAAACTTATTCTGAAACCCCTGCTGCATCCGGTGATGGATTCTATCCAATGGATGAGGATGACGAACTGCCGTTTTGA
- the rpsR gene encoding 30S ribosomal protein S18: MPGPKRDNRRNDRDSYDKGEGKGGMRMRRVKKKVCSFCVDKATDIDYKDVAKIRKYVSERGKILPRRISGNCAKHQRQLTVAVKRARHIALLPYTAE; the protein is encoded by the coding sequence ATGCCAGGACCAAAGAGAGATAACAGAAGAAACGATAGAGATTCTTATGATAAGGGCGAAGGTAAAGGCGGCATGAGAATGAGAAGAGTAAAGAAAAAGGTTTGCTCATTCTGTGTTGACAAAGCTACTGATATAGATTACAAGGATGTTGCTAAAATCAGAAAGTATGTTTCTGAAAGAGGTAAGATTCTTCCTAGAAGAATATCAGGAAACTGTGCAAAGCACCAACGTCAGTTAACAGTTGCGGTAAAGAGAGCAAGACATATTGCTTTACTTCCATATACTGCTGAATAG
- a CDS encoding helix-turn-helix domain-containing protein, protein MSQKDKPTFLVLLGKKIRQSRLHKGLTQEDLSEITGLHPSYIGQIERGEKSPSVETLIDISKSLDTSISYILNVPDYKMKKELSDLVLLCSEANKEEIYKITEIAKIILKRT, encoded by the coding sequence TTGTCACAGAAAGATAAGCCAACATTTCTTGTGTTACTAGGAAAAAAAATTCGGCAATCAAGACTCCATAAAGGTCTAACCCAAGAAGATCTCTCAGAAATCACAGGGCTACATCCTTCATATATAGGGCAGATAGAGAGAGGCGAAAAAAGTCCGTCAGTAGAAACGCTTATTGATATTTCAAAATCCTTGGATACTAGTATTTCATATATTTTAAATGTACCTGATTATAAAATGAAAAAGGAATTGTCAGATCTAGTTCTTCTTTGTTCTGAGGCCAATAAAGAGGAGATTTATAAAATCACCGAAATTGCTAAAATAATTTTAAAAAGGACATAA
- the tnpA gene encoding IS200/IS605 family transposase, protein MDSESLAHSKYNCKYHIVFAPKYRRQVIYGKIKADIGQILRKLCDQKGVEIIEANACPDHIHMLVSIPPKISVSSFMGYLKGKSSLMIFDRHANLKYKYGNRHFWCKGFYVDTVGKNKNAIAKYIQNQLQNDIASDQMSLIEHIDPFTGEPVKKGK, encoded by the coding sequence ATGGATAGTGAAAGTTTAGCACACAGTAAATATAATTGCAAATATCATATAGTGTTTGCACCAAAGTATCGCAGACAAGTAATATACGGAAAAATAAAAGCAGATATAGGTCAAATATTGAGAAAGTTATGCGACCAAAAAGGAGTAGAAATAATAGAAGCAAATGCTTGTCCGGACCATATACATATGTTGGTGAGTATTCCACCTAAGATAAGTGTATCAAGTTTTATGGGATATTTAAAAGGGAAGAGTTCGTTAATGATATTTGACCGACATGCCAACTTAAAGTATAAATATGGGAATAGACATTTTTGGTGCAAGGGATTTTATGTGGATACAGTAGGCAAAAATAAGAATGCAATTGCAAAGTATATACAAAACCAATTACAGAATGACATAGCAAGTGACCAAATGAGTCTGATAGAGCATATTGACCCGTTTACGGGCGAGCCAGTAAAGAAAGGCAAATAA
- a CDS encoding ComEC/Rec2 family competence protein, translating into MDITVIRAGRGDCIWIRWEDQCVHNIIIDSGPAATKAIFRRLIQQEITSKGEAIDLLVLTHIDDDHIRGFLYYLADYYSSTNANTFREVWFNTGICCLSCDHSPNSAAKLSCKLNNLGIHYSDSVLRGDSISIGDVTLKVICPFAEAVGHVNKIILQQQPSLHAASINKPLEDILANDCFQMDSSDTNKASIAMVLTYCGKYRIAFLGDAHEKEVREGLVEFFPGQAMNLVKLSHHGSSHNLSNELIDILNTRQYILSSSRDMDIITLARLYQKVSSTKETTVIYSNYSQLLAKQRLVEAGNKLLKIETLDAKPQLLWKEGDLVCRIRTIR; encoded by the coding sequence ATGGATATTACAGTTATACGTGCTGGCCGAGGGGACTGTATATGGATCCGGTGGGAAGATCAGTGTGTGCATAACATTATTATCGATAGTGGACCGGCCGCAACAAAGGCGATTTTTCGCCGTTTAATTCAACAAGAGATCACTTCAAAAGGTGAAGCTATTGATTTATTAGTTTTAACACATATTGATGATGACCATATCCGTGGTTTTTTATACTATCTTGCAGATTATTATTCCAGTACAAATGCAAATACCTTCCGAGAAGTGTGGTTCAATACTGGGATATGCTGCCTTTCTTGTGATCACTCCCCTAATTCGGCAGCTAAACTTTCTTGCAAGCTGAACAACTTAGGTATTCACTATTCCGATAGTGTACTTCGAGGAGATTCTATCTCTATTGGGGATGTAACGCTTAAGGTGATTTGTCCGTTTGCAGAGGCTGTGGGGCATGTAAACAAGATTATCTTGCAACAACAACCAAGCCTGCATGCAGCCTCTATAAACAAGCCGCTAGAGGATATACTTGCTAATGACTGCTTTCAAATGGATTCCAGTGATACGAACAAAGCATCAATTGCCATGGTTCTTACTTACTGTGGAAAATATCGTATTGCTTTTTTAGGAGATGCACATGAAAAAGAAGTTCGTGAAGGATTGGTAGAATTCTTTCCCGGACAGGCGATGAATTTGGTAAAACTATCACACCATGGTAGTTCACATAACTTAAGCAATGAGCTGATTGATATTTTAAATACAAGACAATATATCCTATCTAGCAGTCGTGATATGGATATAATAACATTGGCACGTTTGTATCAAAAAGTTAGTAGTACAAAAGAGACTACTGTTATCTACAGCAATTACTCACAGCTTTTAGCCAAGCAACGGCTGGTTGAAGCAGGAAACAAGTTACTCAAGATAGAAACGTTGGATGCTAAGCCACAACTTCTTTGGAAAGAGGGAGATTTAGTTTGCCGAATCAGAACGATACGATAA
- a CDS encoding ABC-three component system middle component 1: MEQLVDLESQLNQMFDSAFRIRCYAYSTYGYPVRIICAFPLGNLEDNWKSLNDAISFKLQAQIHNTVERYNIYLLIFELNISTELRRIIESDRYCCRKIVLPESMPENDNTLENLVENRLFYFIEQTVSPDNVQSVQTLINSIDPSGQLLDLIANLRSRISDEDVQGVINIL, encoded by the coding sequence ATGGAACAATTAGTCGATTTGGAATCACAACTTAACCAAATGTTTGATTCCGCTTTTAGAATACGTTGTTACGCTTATTCTACATATGGATATCCTGTTCGTATTATCTGTGCTTTCCCACTAGGAAATTTGGAAGATAATTGGAAATCCCTTAATGATGCGATCTCATTCAAGCTTCAGGCTCAGATACATAACACGGTTGAACGATATAACATCTATCTTTTGATATTTGAATTAAATATTTCAACGGAATTACGTCGAATAATTGAGAGCGATCGATATTGCTGCAGAAAAATTGTATTACCAGAGTCTATGCCTGAGAATGATAACACACTAGAGAATTTGGTAGAAAATAGGCTATTTTACTTTATTGAACAAACTGTATCTCCAGACAATGTACAATCTGTTCAAACACTAATAAATTCAATCGATCCATCTGGCCAACTTTTGGATTTGATAGCGAACTTAAGGTCACGTATATCTGATGAAGATGTACAGGGTGTAATAAATATTTTATAG
- a CDS encoding AAA family ATPase yields the protein MYKLSKIELDNFRVFKGHKTIEFLNRTGSPYNFICIYGSNGSGKTALVDAFEWLATGKLHRIDSDMQVQGKSYEGAILTHIEAYDNDQRANVVAHFIDSNRDTLQYKRNIRIRRDSINDYLSGNCTGSGLSAKQILPYSRVAGFVSAEKPEQRFTSWAGFINPEDQSFSLLTNTYRLRSKIKSALEKTERELGEVTTALVNCNLDAGLVSVLNSDILSYNELYTEILSEEKPIEPLHQNDLGIYQIPDLSSIKAIQLRVSGELERFRSREPIFRQLIDNYPVYHKAEDDLVNIYKVEKIYQERIKKIHQKKEFDTLSRNVGSLYDALTHLLKECTDDINEQIKVSMAQKDKLEKERKTWRQQLEQIEKDTVDLKKYDPNPIYLNAVEQQKVLQNGLASLAQISLYIESHKFEDASTLTTTLSQEFRNEVLEKIHELTLQNDLIQSTIKQRTQISLQIRESESSCNEVIASIEKIRAQITSEQLNACPICKTEFSTTESLLARIEQEFCSKDLAEARAEYNTKDLQLRNFRESYKSMVQSWNIIKQNTSKVLEVKLTDLNKEIEEISVKVEHFNRSIFLLEEQRQLLIAQLNSIIDFTGELTLDVFDLLIKNTYQRLHESHVQKESMLSQICILSERLHAVMLCLPGETKDAQKQLEISLHLLPIQSERINTLKVSTQEYISKVDQLVSMHETLLDFCEVNSDELQTCNTKVSDLVQQQSTLKLIINDYQNLVFKAHLDQQTAIEQVKQQFFNEQNIKDILETKISVSLINILSHETELLNYQNQYKKLIKQKNELNKKVEVVKRAFEKTDNLYNSMCSIQQGVVDQAFAGEMVNEIYRLLEPNKDFPRLSFKIDFNSTERPELYINAHERDMSNSIVLPELIFSTAQLNTISLCIFLSNALSNSRLDSQTLILDDPISSFDDINTVAFSDLLRILCVQNDWQIIFTTHDEKLFRLLQVKLSPEYHNSLFLQFKDKGQLVDIRHLI from the coding sequence ATGTATAAGTTGAGCAAAATAGAGCTAGACAATTTTAGAGTATTTAAGGGACATAAGACTATTGAGTTCTTAAATAGAACAGGTAGTCCATATAACTTCATTTGCATTTATGGTTCCAATGGCTCTGGGAAAACAGCCCTTGTGGATGCCTTCGAGTGGCTTGCAACTGGGAAATTACACCGAATTGATAGTGATATGCAGGTACAGGGAAAAAGCTATGAGGGAGCTATTTTAACACACATTGAGGCTTATGATAATGACCAACGGGCCAACGTAGTTGCTCATTTCATAGATTCCAATCGTGATACCTTGCAATATAAACGGAATATCCGGATAAGAAGAGATAGCATCAACGATTACCTCAGTGGCAATTGTACTGGAAGTGGATTATCTGCCAAGCAAATACTTCCATATAGTAGGGTAGCCGGCTTTGTTAGCGCGGAAAAGCCTGAGCAGCGTTTTACTAGTTGGGCAGGGTTTATCAATCCAGAAGACCAGAGTTTTTCCCTGTTGACGAATACCTATCGCTTAAGGTCAAAAATTAAATCCGCATTGGAAAAAACAGAGAGAGAATTAGGGGAAGTAACAACCGCTCTGGTTAATTGTAATCTAGATGCCGGACTTGTTTCGGTATTAAATAGTGATATTTTATCGTATAACGAGTTATATACTGAAATTCTGTCTGAAGAGAAACCGATTGAGCCACTTCATCAAAACGATTTAGGAATCTATCAAATTCCTGACTTGAGTAGTATAAAAGCAATTCAACTGCGTGTTTCAGGCGAACTGGAGCGTTTCCGTTCTAGAGAGCCTATTTTTAGACAGCTTATTGATAACTATCCAGTATATCATAAAGCGGAGGATGATCTAGTAAATATCTATAAAGTAGAAAAAATTTATCAGGAAAGAATCAAAAAAATCCATCAAAAAAAGGAATTTGACACCTTGTCACGAAATGTAGGTTCTCTTTATGATGCCCTGACTCACCTGCTTAAAGAATGCACCGACGACATTAACGAACAGATCAAAGTAAGTATGGCTCAGAAAGACAAGTTAGAAAAAGAACGAAAGACCTGGCGACAACAGCTTGAGCAAATTGAGAAGGATACTGTGGATTTAAAGAAATATGATCCAAATCCGATTTATCTGAATGCAGTTGAACAGCAAAAAGTGCTGCAAAACGGTTTGGCAAGCTTAGCGCAGATAAGTCTTTACATCGAATCTCACAAATTTGAAGATGCATCTACACTTACTACTACGCTTTCTCAAGAATTTCGTAATGAAGTTCTTGAGAAAATTCATGAATTAACTTTACAGAATGATTTAATTCAAAGTACCATTAAACAGCGTACACAGATATCCCTGCAAATTCGAGAATCAGAATCATCATGTAACGAAGTAATTGCATCAATTGAAAAGATCCGTGCTCAAATCACAAGTGAGCAACTTAACGCTTGTCCAATATGTAAAACTGAATTTTCAACTACAGAATCGTTGCTCGCACGTATTGAGCAGGAGTTTTGCAGCAAGGATTTGGCTGAAGCACGCGCGGAGTACAATACCAAAGATTTGCAACTGAGAAATTTTCGCGAATCCTATAAAAGTATGGTGCAATCCTGGAACATAATCAAACAAAATACTAGCAAAGTTTTGGAGGTAAAACTAACCGATTTAAACAAAGAAATTGAAGAAATTTCTGTTAAGGTTGAGCATTTTAATCGTAGTATTTTTCTTCTTGAAGAGCAACGACAGCTGCTCATAGCACAGTTAAATTCTATAATAGATTTTACAGGCGAACTTACTCTTGATGTTTTCGACTTACTGATAAAGAATACATATCAACGGTTGCACGAATCTCATGTCCAAAAAGAGTCTATGCTATCCCAAATTTGTATATTATCTGAGAGACTGCATGCTGTTATGCTATGTTTACCTGGGGAGACTAAGGATGCACAAAAGCAACTTGAAATATCATTACATCTTTTGCCGATACAATCGGAAAGAATCAATACTCTGAAAGTATCCACTCAAGAGTATATATCTAAAGTTGATCAACTTGTATCTATGCATGAGACGTTGTTAGACTTTTGCGAAGTAAATTCAGATGAACTACAGACTTGCAATACTAAGGTAAGTGATCTTGTGCAGCAACAATCGACCTTGAAATTAATTATAAATGATTACCAAAATCTTGTTTTTAAGGCTCATCTTGATCAACAGACTGCTATAGAGCAAGTGAAGCAACAATTTTTTAACGAACAAAATATAAAAGATATTTTAGAAACAAAAATTTCAGTATCACTTATTAATATTTTAAGCCATGAAACAGAGTTGCTCAACTATCAAAATCAATATAAAAAACTAATTAAGCAAAAAAATGAACTAAATAAAAAAGTAGAAGTTGTAAAGAGAGCATTCGAAAAAACTGACAACCTCTACAATTCGATGTGTTCTATACAACAGGGGGTGGTAGATCAGGCTTTTGCTGGTGAAATGGTCAATGAAATTTATCGTTTGCTAGAGCCGAACAAGGACTTCCCGCGTCTTAGTTTCAAAATCGACTTTAATAGTACAGAACGTCCAGAGCTATATATCAATGCTCATGAGAGAGATATGAGTAACTCAATTGTGCTTCCAGAGCTAATTTTCAGTACAGCTCAGCTAAACACTATTTCACTATGCATTTTTCTCAGCAATGCATTGTCAAATTCACGGCTTGATTCACAAACCCTGATATTGGATGATCCTATTAGTAGCTTTGATGATATAAACACTGTTGCATTTTCTGATTTACTACGAATCCTTTGTGTACAAAATGATTGGCAGATCATATTTACAACTCATGATGAAAAGTTATTTCGATTATTGCAGGTTAAATTATCGCCTGAGTATCACAACTCTTTATTCCTGCAATTTAAAGACAAAGGACAACTAGTAGACATACGACATCTCATATAA
- a CDS encoding DEAD/DEAH box helicase, giving the protein MMKLFPDWQGKITLPLSPLRREVVGGNAVCQQAFRGGDTIAEAEALDNEGYYLVKTRLLFPFNELLLRRKGTRHIETNYLVLLAPDLKRIYELGPDTRLEWDDLGLLTRSFRNPEQILESWKGKFSFREEDNVTGAKGLRPPQIGALHAIAAHFAVGKNFEPATVVLPTGTGKTETMLSMQVYKRLLRTLVIVPSDALRTQIYKKFLTLGVLPDLEVVPSETIGPNVTRLVTGIRSKEEALAIIEKSNIIITLPKTLSASDPEALRILTEYCTDLIVDEAHHIPASQWSLVCQMFSDKRITQFTATPFRRDNKRIDGKIIFNYKLGDAQAADYYRPINLKTIEEFGDKEQRDLCIAEEALTALRRDRNELHLDHILMARCESKERAVNVFELYQKLAPEMLPQLVYSGPGRIHKNREALEKLIQRKKNAAQIVVCVDMLGEGFDLPNLKVAALHDTHKSLAITLQFIGRFTRKGNWEQIGEATVVVNIADSETETKLEALYAEGADWDSLIKRLSEDRIDQEIRLQKIVHNLRESGDLHTFLSLWNLRPSLSMQVFKTQCQNWSPENYFNVFSKDSKSWHAISKDNDILIAVVHRKARVRWGNYQNLFDRQYHLLMARWDKENGALFIHASDYEELKSTTLAKEITNDKTVLLQGPVIFNILNNVELPLVKNLGSSRIGAISFTSYFGPNVTEGLALIERAESTLNNIACVGYENGERVLWGGTQRRGKIWQQSSGTISQWIDWTAHTWEKVSTQDNIDVANITNEFLRPHKLSQPYNQYPISVQWGEQVQASFSNNQSIVFDTTEVPLYLVDLQISEVRDNGEIIIRLSSDTNSSEYSFQINDDSESGYYYKKISGPDVYFAKGTNIKTEVCEYFVVDPVIVRYVDGTYSYNCYHIPIPLKAGEYPRERIEVWDWASIPLNKESIGKTGNKNTIQYQSFLTISDKYDVVFNDDGKGEAGDLVCLKDIDESTIKLCLVHCKGALGGQISNDIGNFYTLCGQAQKSITVKHMGMTRLYNDLKRRHEIWARAGYSRFLKGDMKYLSYFKEKSRRSKLQFEVIIVQPGGSKAALSTDILKLLGTTELFLKTTTQGNLRVVVSP; this is encoded by the coding sequence ATGATGAAACTATTCCCTGACTGGCAAGGTAAGATTACACTGCCTCTGAGTCCTCTAAGAAGAGAGGTTGTAGGTGGAAATGCAGTATGCCAGCAAGCCTTTCGTGGAGGAGACACAATTGCAGAGGCAGAAGCTTTAGATAATGAAGGTTACTATCTTGTCAAAACACGTTTATTATTCCCATTTAATGAACTGCTACTCCGCCGCAAAGGGACACGTCATATTGAAACCAACTATTTAGTGCTGTTAGCTCCGGATCTAAAAAGAATCTATGAACTTGGCCCAGATACACGACTGGAATGGGATGATCTTGGCTTACTGACTAGGTCTTTTAGGAACCCTGAACAAATACTTGAGAGTTGGAAGGGTAAATTCTCTTTTCGGGAGGAGGACAATGTGACTGGGGCGAAAGGTCTCCGCCCACCACAGATTGGAGCTTTACATGCGATAGCTGCACATTTTGCAGTAGGGAAAAACTTTGAACCTGCGACAGTCGTACTGCCTACTGGAACAGGCAAAACTGAGACTATGCTTTCAATGCAAGTTTACAAAAGGCTTTTGAGAACTCTTGTAATCGTTCCAAGTGATGCCCTACGAACACAGATTTATAAAAAATTCTTGACATTAGGGGTACTCCCCGATCTTGAAGTTGTTCCGTCTGAAACTATAGGACCTAATGTCACAAGACTTGTAACTGGTATTCGCTCTAAGGAAGAGGCATTAGCGATAATTGAAAAATCTAATATCATTATTACTTTACCCAAAACTCTAAGTGCATCAGATCCAGAAGCACTTAGAATTCTTACTGAATACTGCACAGATCTTATTGTAGATGAAGCACATCATATCCCCGCATCCCAATGGTCACTCGTGTGCCAAATGTTTTCCGATAAACGGATTACACAGTTTACCGCTACTCCTTTTCGTCGTGATAACAAACGTATAGATGGAAAAATCATCTTTAACTATAAATTAGGCGATGCTCAGGCTGCAGATTATTATCGACCTATCAATTTGAAAACCATAGAAGAATTTGGTGATAAAGAACAACGTGACTTATGTATAGCAGAGGAAGCTCTGACTGCACTTCGCCGGGATCGCAATGAGCTCCACCTTGATCACATACTTATGGCACGATGCGAAAGTAAGGAACGTGCAGTGAATGTGTTTGAACTATATCAGAAACTTGCACCAGAAATGTTACCGCAACTTGTATATTCTGGACCTGGTCGAATACATAAAAACCGCGAGGCACTAGAGAAACTGATTCAGAGGAAGAAAAACGCCGCACAAATAGTAGTTTGTGTTGATATGTTAGGAGAAGGCTTTGACCTACCAAACCTGAAAGTAGCTGCATTACACGATACTCATAAGTCGCTAGCAATTACTTTACAATTCATTGGTCGGTTTACACGTAAAGGAAATTGGGAACAAATTGGTGAAGCCACTGTCGTGGTAAATATTGCTGATTCTGAAACAGAAACAAAATTAGAAGCGTTATACGCTGAGGGTGCTGATTGGGATAGTTTGATAAAAAGATTGAGTGAGGACCGAATTGATCAAGAAATCCGTCTACAAAAAATAGTACATAATTTACGAGAAAGTGGAGATTTACATACTTTTCTTTCACTGTGGAACCTTCGTCCTTCACTATCTATGCAGGTATTCAAAACTCAATGCCAAAATTGGAGCCCTGAGAACTATTTCAATGTATTTTCAAAAGATTCAAAAAGCTGGCATGCCATAAGCAAAGACAATGACATTCTGATTGCTGTTGTCCACCGTAAAGCACGCGTACGATGGGGTAACTACCAGAACCTGTTTGATCGACAATATCATTTATTAATGGCAAGATGGGACAAAGAGAATGGTGCGCTTTTTATTCACGCAAGTGACTATGAAGAGCTGAAGAGCACTACTTTGGCTAAAGAAATAACAAACGATAAGACGGTACTTCTACAGGGGCCGGTTATTTTTAATATTTTGAACAATGTTGAGCTTCCTCTCGTAAAGAATCTTGGTTCATCACGAATAGGTGCAATTAGCTTTACATCGTATTTTGGACCAAATGTAACAGAGGGTTTGGCACTAATTGAACGAGCTGAATCTACTTTAAATAATATTGCCTGTGTTGGCTACGAGAATGGGGAGCGTGTTCTTTGGGGAGGAACTCAAAGGCGTGGGAAAATATGGCAACAATCATCAGGGACAATATCACAGTGGATTGACTGGACAGCACATACTTGGGAGAAAGTTTCCACTCAAGATAATATTGACGTAGCAAATATTACGAATGAATTTTTACGTCCTCATAAACTTAGTCAACCATACAATCAATATCCAATAAGTGTACAATGGGGAGAACAGGTACAGGCTTCATTCAGCAATAATCAATCAATCGTCTTTGATACAACGGAAGTTCCTCTTTACTTAGTTGACCTTCAAATATCCGAAGTCAGAGATAACGGTGAAATTATTATTCGTTTATCAAGTGATACAAATTCTTCAGAATATAGTTTCCAGATTAATGATGACTCTGAGTCAGGATACTACTATAAAAAAATATCGGGACCAGATGTGTATTTTGCTAAAGGTACTAACATAAAAACTGAAGTGTGCGAGTACTTCGTGGTTGATCCAGTGATAGTAAGGTATGTCGATGGTACATATTCATATAACTGCTATCATATACCGATTCCTCTAAAAGCCGGCGAGTATCCCAGAGAACGAATAGAAGTCTGGGATTGGGCATCTATTCCGTTGAACAAGGAATCTATCGGCAAGACCGGTAATAAAAATACAATCCAGTATCAAAGTTTTTTGACCATTTCCGATAAGTATGATGTTGTTTTTAATGATGATGGTAAAGGCGAGGCTGGTGACCTTGTTTGCTTGAAGGATATTGACGAGAGTACAATCAAGCTTTGCCTTGTTCATTGTAAAGGGGCTCTTGGTGGTCAGATTTCGAATGACATCGGAAATTTCTACACGCTTTGTGGGCAGGCTCAGAAAAGCATAACCGTCAAACATATGGGCATGACACGTCTTTATAATGACCTCAAACGCCGTCATGAAATATGGGCTAGAGCAGGTTATTCGAGATTCCTTAAAGGTGATATGAAGTATCTTTCATATTTCAAGGAGAAATCCCGGCGTTCTAAATTGCAGTTTGAGGTGATTATAGTACAGCCAGGAGGATCAAAAGCAGCCCTTAGCACAGACATTCTCAAACTCTTGGGAACGACAGAGCTTTTTCTGAAGACTACGACTCAGGGTAACTTACGTGTAGTGGTATCTCCGTAA
- a CDS encoding tyrosine-type recombinase/integrase — MHLEKAIYKNGKKKYLIVDENFVIHEEALFFSNFLYSEGYAINTIEGYLRDLKIFLEYLESKDILLGEVRPIHVSQFMDYLRGHELEEIINLSESERRKATTVKRILSSLSTFYKSLDAADAKSNSPFTYLDGIKPQDMYKTFLSYTRGSKIKKRNVGIRQKRTDGETSQVVRKYSNRTGKRLFTDEVDIFYKGLTGTRNKLIFDILYETGMRIGELLSLKVNDYSEVDPWNLFGYIYIIYDEENDDQNRQQKTGSRTLVTTMKLLGRIEEYITEIRPYIKEQEYIFVAESGKTKGQPLSRSLIEKVFSECTEKTGIKCTPHMLRHTHLTELSEFGFDEIFLKGRAGHRSIHTTEKYTHPSLEAQVRAYERYMKARTSKWGTSKE; from the coding sequence ATGCACCTAGAAAAAGCTATATATAAAAATGGTAAAAAAAAATATTTAATCGTAGATGAAAACTTTGTTATCCATGAGGAGGCATTGTTTTTCTCAAATTTTTTGTATTCTGAAGGGTATGCAATAAACACGATTGAGGGCTATTTAAGAGACTTAAAAATATTCTTGGAGTATCTTGAGTCGAAAGATATTCTCTTGGGAGAAGTAAGGCCCATCCATGTTTCTCAGTTTATGGATTATCTTAGGGGACACGAACTTGAAGAAATTATCAATCTGTCTGAAAGTGAGCGTAGAAAGGCAACAACGGTAAAACGAATATTATCATCGCTTTCAACATTCTACAAAAGCCTTGATGCTGCAGATGCTAAAAGTAATTCGCCATTTACTTATTTAGATGGTATTAAACCACAAGATATGTATAAAACTTTTCTAAGCTATACCCGCGGTAGCAAGATAAAGAAAAGAAATGTTGGAATACGACAAAAAAGAACCGACGGAGAAACTAGCCAAGTTGTGAGGAAGTACAGTAACAGAACCGGAAAGAGGTTGTTTACTGATGAAGTTGACATATTTTATAAAGGCTTGACAGGAACAAGGAACAAATTGATATTTGATATCCTTTATGAAACTGGTATGAGGATTGGTGAGTTGCTTTCACTTAAAGTTAATGACTACAGTGAGGTAGATCCATGGAATCTCTTCGGGTACATATACATCATTTATGATGAAGAAAATGATGATCAAAATAGGCAACAAAAAACGGGTTCAAGAACTTTAGTCACTACAATGAAACTCCTTGGTAGGATTGAAGAATATATTACTGAGATCAGACCATATATAAAGGAACAAGAGTACATATTTGTCGCTGAGAGCGGAAAAACAAAAGGGCAGCCTTTATCAAGGTCGTTAATCGAAAAGGTATTTAGTGAGTGCACTGAAAAAACAGGCATAAAGTGCACACCTCACATGCTAAGGCACACTCATCTGACTGAGCTTAGTGAGTTTGGGTTCGATGAAATATTCTTAAAAGGAAGAGCAGGGCACAGAAGCATCCATACCACTGAGAAGTACACCCACCCATCTCTTGAGGCTCAAGTTAGAGCCTATGAAAGGTATATGAAAGCAAGGACTAGCAAATGGGGGACTAGTAAGGAATGA